The Elusimicrobiota bacterium genome includes the window ACGATACTGCCGGAATTGTTGAGGCGTTAGCGGGGAATACTGAATTAATCCAGCGGGGGTACGGAGAGGCGTATCCGTTACTTGTAGCGGAAGATATTGCGAAACGTAACGGTGCGGAAAGTGTTTTTATTGACCCGTTTTCTGTGTTATTAGGGTTCGCTCCAAGGAAAGAACGGGTTGTTACGTTCTGGAGTACGGGTAATCTTTTTGGGGTAACGATACCGATGTTGCCGATGATACAAAAGAAGGTAAAAACTTTTCTCGTATGGCCATCTAAACCTTCCTCCGGGGGTAATCATACGGTAAAAGTGTATTTAACTAAAACTATACCTCCGGAAAAGTTGTTGTTCGGGTCTAAGTTTATGCCGGAAGGGAAGGTGACGCTTAACGCTGTAGCTGCAGCTAGGGTGTATAACCGTGACGGTAAAATGTTTCTTACTGACAATAACTCATGGGGTGTAGTGCATACCTGGGAATATATGAAAGCAATGCTTGGCGGGTGGGATGCGCAAATCGTTCCCGTTAGCATCCCGCTGGTGATGCATTGATGAAAAAACACGGGGGTCAGGCAATAATTGAACTATTAACAATATTACCGTTGATAGTATTACTCGCATACGCAGGGACGGGGTTTATCACCTGGATTACCACTGAGGTAAGGTTAATCTTACTCACACGGGATGCTGGGTTTATGATAGTCCACGGCAATTTGGAGGATAAGGAACTTAAGAATTTTGTTAATAACGGTTCTGCTGAATCACAGGTCGTGCAATTGAATATTGCTCGTGGTGATGGACTGACCGCGCCTGTGGAGGTTGAATGTTCCCGTGAACTATTATTCGGTGCCTGGACACAGTATGTTCCTGGTTTTGCCGGGAAGTGGAGGTTGAACCATAAGTTTGTGGTGTACGACGATACATGGATGATATATCCGTGCAGCGGATATTCACGGTCGTGAAGACGTTGATTATTCAGTGACAAATAAAGAGGGAGGGGAATAGCGTTATGGGTGAGAAGAATGTTTGTATTGGTATGAAGGCAAAGAATGGGTATAACGAAAAAGGGCAGACGATGGTGGAGTACGTGTTAATCATCGCGTTGATTGCGATTGCATTGATCGCGTCAATAAAACTTTTTGGTAAGAATGTTCATAAATCCTACAAAGCTGCTTCCGATAAAGTTGAGGATACCGTCGGGGTGTCGTATTACAATAGCCGGCAGCAGGCTGATAGTACCGCCGATGCACAAGTATCGCCAACAGGTGAGTGAACTTAACAAAAGAAAAAAGGTTTGAGAGGGTTGGTGTGTATATGAACAATAAAGGGCAAACTACGACAGAGTATGTGTTATTGATAGGCCTTATCGCAATTGCATTAATCGCGTCATTACGTATGTTCGGGCAGTCGGTCAACCGCGCGTTTATCGCTGCGGGGAATAAGGTTGCGGAAGTTACTAACGCAGCGCCTGTGCAGCAACAGGAGGGGGTAAGTTCTGGTAGTACCGGTACTGGTAATAGTACTACGGATGTGTTTAGTCAGCAGGATTCAGTTGAGGTACAAGAAGATAATAGTTTTGAGATGGATAGTTTTGATGGTTTAGTGGGTAACAATTTTCTTGGCGGGACTCAACAGGGTGTTGTGCAGCAGCAGCCACAGCAACAGCAGCAACCACAATCACAACAACAGGTGGCGGTACCGCAGCAACCGCAGCAGCAGGTGACACAGGCGCAGTCGACACAGGAACAATTGCAGGGGCAGTATCAGCAGTATCAGGATTATTATAACCAGGGACAGCAGGTGTATAACCAGGTGAAAGGATTATTCGGTGGGGAATAAGAAACGGGTAGCTATAGGGCTGGTGCTTGGCTTGTTAAGCGTGGTGCTGCTTAACTTTTACTTATCGTCGGTAGAGAAAAGGTTTAAGGTAACCGGTAAAACCGGTACGGTATATGTTGCAAAAAAGTATATTCCCGCAAATACGGTGGTAACCAGTCAATTAGTTGAACCTAGGGTGGTGCCGTTACAGTTCGTGCAGCCTGGTGCGTTGAAACCCGGGGTAACACTCAAAACTTTAGCTGGGAGGGATGTATATATTACAGCGGTACCTATTGCAAAGAGTGAACAGGTGGTATATACCAAACTTGTTATGGGAAATATTAAAACCGGCCTTGCGGCGTATATACCCGTGGGTTATCGTGCGGTAACGGTTCCTGTGGATGAGGTTTCAAGTGTAGCAAATCTTATCCGCCCGGGTGATTGGGTGGATATTTATGCGTCGATAGATTATGCGCAAAATGGCCTTTCCCGCGGGAAGGAAGTGTTGATGTTTCAGAAAGTAAGGGTTATCGCTGTGGGTAAACGGTTTGGTATTGGAAATAATAATGATACTAATCTTGAAGGGTATGGTACTGTAACATTTGCGATGACACCCGTTGACGCTGCGCGTATAGCGTATACGCATACCCGCGCGGTGCTGACTCTGGTATTGCGTAGTAATGCAGATGATGAAGTTGTGGAAGTACCCGAGGTTACGATGTTGTCGTTATTGACGGAGAATAATGCGGAGTTAATTCAGCCGGTAAAGTCTAAAGTGCCAATATTCCTGCGTGGGATGGAGAAACAGTTGGAGACTCAGCTTGGGAAGTAAATGACGGAAGAAGTGTTTTAGGGGGTAGGGTGAATAGTTGGTTTAAGTTGATAATAACACTTATGGTACTATCTGTGAATTGTAGCTATGCAAACATAACTTTTGCACAGGAACGCGGGGTTAGTAGTATTACCGCTGCAACACATACGGTAACGCTGGTGCAGTTATCCGTGCAGGTAGTGGAAGTACGGGTGAGTGATATTAAGAAGTACGGGCTTGAGTTTGGGAATAGTTTTGTGTTCACTGAAAAAGCCATACCAGCGGTGTTTACCCTCGGGGATATCGCAAGGGTTACACAGTTGCAGGCTACGCTCAACCTTCTTGCGCAACAGGGGCGTGCGAAAGTTTTGGCTAACCCCACATTAGTAGTGATGCCTAACCGCTCAGCGGAAGTGCGTATCGGCGGGGAGATACCTTTTATCATAACACAGGCACTGGGACAGTCGGTGGTTGAGTGGAAACCTTATGGTATTGTTTTGGAAGTAAGCCCTGTGGTGGACTACGAAAAAGGTGTTGTTACCACATCAATCCGTACAATGTTAAGTTCACCGGATTACGGTAATGCTGTGCGTATCAACGGAGCAGTGTATCCTGTCCTCAACACGCGTGAAGCACGGACTGTTGTGCAGGTACATGCAGGGAGTACCGTTGTGATTGCCGGGTTACGCCATGCGGTGGATACAAAACAGGATTCCGGTGTACCGCTTCTAGGGCAATTACCGTTAGTGGGGTATTTGTTTAAAACACGTGATGCAAGGAAGGAAGATACGGAGGTTACTATTTTTGTAACACCGTCTTTACTAAAAAACTGATGGGGTATTGTTGAGTTTATGGAAAAGTTAGGTAAAATCGTTGCGTTTATGTCGTTTAACAACGATACCCGCGAGAAAGGGTTTATCAAACGGTTTGTCCACAAACTTATCCCCGGGGGTAGTGTTGCTATAGTAGATACAGCGGATACGTTTGGGTTTAGCGTGATGGAAAAAATGTTTGGTATTCGTGAACGCAAGGATGTATCAAAGTTTTTGAGGATGAAAACAGAAGTCAGCCGGTATTTATTACACGGATATTTTAATTCCGGCCGTGAGGTGGATATTGTTGTTCCCGACAACGGTTGCTTATTACCCGAAGTTGTTGCAAGTATAGCCGGATTTTATGAGTATGTGGTGGTTAATATACAACCCGTATGCCCATGGGCGGAGGATGTCTTTAAGATCGCGGATATACTCCCTGTTTTTGTGGGGGAAGATATGCTTGATGCGTTGGATAAAGTTTATGAATTTGTTATTAAAGAAAATTGTTTAACCTCAGCGGTTAAGGTTGTTATTTTCAGTGATAACATGAATCTATTGAATGAGCTCAATGTTGGTATAAAGTTTGATATAGCGGGGATACTTTCAGGTAATGATCGCAGAGGGAATGAAAATGAAACAGAAGGCGTCGTTGCAAGTATTGTGGAAGCCGTTAAATCCGTTCCCGGGGGTAATGCCGCAAAATTTGGGGAGCTGTCCTCTTGCTCTATTCCAACAGTTAGTATGACAAAAACAATTACTATCGGGATGAGTGATAATAGAGTACATATGGATCTGTTGGAAGTTGAGTATAAAAAAAGTGTACATAATAAGGTACTGGATGCGCTTAAACGCGAAAACTTGGAAGTAACATCGTTAAATTTGAGGGATGCTGCGGTTAATAATCAAATAGTTAATACCGTACGTTCTGTAGTTGCAGAGGGTGGGACACACGGGGTTAGCCTTTCTTCCTCACAAAGAGAAGGTGTTATACAGAGAGTAGTGAATGATATCGTTGGGTACGGGCCGCTTGAGGAATTAATGGTGGATAAAACGGTGAGCGAGATTATGGTTAATGGTATCGACAGGATATATATTGAACGTAATGGCAAGATTAGTTTAGCTGCGGGAGTGAGGTTTGAGGATGAACAGCATTTACGTAACGTTATTGACCGCATAGTTGCGCAGGCAGGACGCAGGGTGGATGATGCTGTACCGCTAGCGGATGCACGGTTATTTGACGGGTCAAGGGTTAATGTTGTACTCCCGCCATTAGCGTTAAACGGGCCGGTAGTAACAATCCGCAGGTTTATGGAACACAAACTAGGTGTTGCGCAGTTGGTTAATATACAATCGTTGGATAATAATATGGCCTCGTTCTTACGCGCGTGTGTGGAACTAAAAAAAAATGTTGTGATCTCCGGAGGGACGGGAACGGGAAAAACGACTTTGTTAAACATTGTATCCTCGTTTATCCCGGAAGATGAACGGATTGTGAGTATTGAAGATTCAGCGGAACTGAAACTCCCGCATGAGCATTGGGTAAGGATGGAAGCGCGTCCCGCGAATGTTGAGGGTAAGGGTGCGGTTAGTATCCGGCAGTTGGTCGTTAATGCGTTACGTATGCGGCCGGACCGTATCGTTATTGGTGAATGCCGCGGGGGTGAGGCGTTTGATATGCTCCAGGCGATGAATACCGGGCATCAAGGGTCTTTAAGTACTTTACATGCGAATACTCCACGTGATGCTTTAGCGAGGCTTGAGACTATGGTATTAATGGCAGGGCTGGACCTTCCTTCTATAGCAATACGTGAACAAATAGTTAGTGCAGTGGATATTGTTGTGCAAATACGAAGAATGGCGGATGGTGCACGGAAGGTTGTTTGTATCACCGAAGTTGTGGGGATAGAATCCGGGACTATACAGACACAGGATATTTTTGTGTATGGTAATAACAATCACGT containing:
- a CDS encoding Tad domain-containing protein — its product is MNNKRMYTRGQILPYFIALFLAGFIMFALMVNLGIVLVERVKLQSAADAVAQSVACIRARALNMLGMNNAMLGLVLTHTNFAWVPGLTCYDTAGIVEALAGNTELIQRGYGEAYPLLVAEDIAKRNGAESVFIDPFSVLLGFAPRKERVVTFWSTGNLFGVTIPMLPMIQKKVKTFLVWPSKPSSGGNHTVKVYLTKTIPPEKLLFGSKFMPEGKVTLNAVAAARVYNRDGKMFLTDNNSWGVVHTWEYMKAMLGGWDAQIVPVSIPLVMH
- a CDS encoding Flp family type IVb pilin, producing the protein MGEKNVCIGMKAKNGYNEKGQTMVEYVLIIALIAIALIASIKLFGKNVHKSYKAASDKVEDTVGVSYYNSRQQADSTADAQVSPTGE
- the cpaB gene encoding Flp pilus assembly protein CpaB, whose product is MGNKKRVAIGLVLGLLSVVLLNFYLSSVEKRFKVTGKTGTVYVAKKYIPANTVVTSQLVEPRVVPLQFVQPGALKPGVTLKTLAGRDVYITAVPIAKSEQVVYTKLVMGNIKTGLAAYIPVGYRAVTVPVDEVSSVANLIRPGDWVDIYASIDYAQNGLSRGKEVLMFQKVRVIAVGKRFGIGNNNDTNLEGYGTVTFAMTPVDAARIAYTHTRAVLTLVLRSNADDEVVEVPEVTMLSLLTENNAELIQPVKSKVPIFLRGMEKQLETQLGK
- a CDS encoding type II and III secretion system protein, which translates into the protein MNSWFKLIITLMVLSVNCSYANITFAQERGVSSITAATHTVTLVQLSVQVVEVRVSDIKKYGLEFGNSFVFTEKAIPAVFTLGDIARVTQLQATLNLLAQQGRAKVLANPTLVVMPNRSAEVRIGGEIPFIITQALGQSVVEWKPYGIVLEVSPVVDYEKGVVTTSIRTMLSSPDYGNAVRINGAVYPVLNTREARTVVQVHAGSTVVIAGLRHAVDTKQDSGVPLLGQLPLVGYLFKTRDARKEDTEVTIFVTPSLLKN
- a CDS encoding CpaF family protein, with product MEKLGKIVAFMSFNNDTREKGFIKRFVHKLIPGGSVAIVDTADTFGFSVMEKMFGIRERKDVSKFLRMKTEVSRYLLHGYFNSGREVDIVVPDNGCLLPEVVASIAGFYEYVVVNIQPVCPWAEDVFKIADILPVFVGEDMLDALDKVYEFVIKENCLTSAVKVVIFSDNMNLLNELNVGIKFDIAGILSGNDRRGNENETEGVVASIVEAVKSVPGGNAAKFGELSSCSIPTVSMTKTITIGMSDNRVHMDLLEVEYKKSVHNKVLDALKRENLEVTSLNLRDAAVNNQIVNTVRSVVAEGGTHGVSLSSSQREGVIQRVVNDIVGYGPLEELMVDKTVSEIMVNGIDRIYIERNGKISLAAGVRFEDEQHLRNVIDRIVAQAGRRVDDAVPLADARLFDGSRVNVVLPPLALNGPVVTIRRFMEHKLGVAQLVNIQSLDNNMASFLRACVELKKNVVISGGTGTGKTTLLNIVSSFIPEDERIVSIEDSAELKLPHEHWVRMEARPANVEGKGAVSIRQLVVNALRMRPDRIVIGECRGGEAFDMLQAMNTGHQGSLSTLHANTPRDALARLETMVLMAGLDLPSIAIREQIVSAVDIVVQIRRMADGARKVVCITEVVGIESGTIQTQDIFVYGNNNHVSTGIVPVFIDEIKYKCKWFDLGVFRDKQAGQVVTEYVIVMLVLLIIGLSAGAVFNTAAIKLWEMYTTYRTGIPGLAP